In the genome of Myxococcus stipitatus, one region contains:
- a CDS encoding M20/M25/M40 family metallo-hydrolase — MPVSSLLVSSSLALQLVSGAAPAAARPAPPPPASPVKAYTPPLVTAEKLVGPALTEGRAYARLAELTDGIGPRLSGSEGAAAAVQWALRSFKADGVKAWTEPVKVPRWVRGEERGEVLASSLTRGHPLHLLALGGSPPTAPEGLTAEVVEVTSLEQLAALGESVKGKIVFFNHTMSVPADYGRFAGLRGRGPALAAKAGAAGALVRSLATASLSTPHTGSTRFDDAGPRIPAASITTENAELLHRLLAKGAVRVKLVLGGSELPDADSHNVVAEIRGREKPQEIVLISAHLDSWDVGTGAHDDGAGVVMVMEAARLIAKLPQAPRRTVRVVLYMNEENGLAGGRAYAEAHAAELPRHVAAMEMDSGGGRPVGVSLRAGAGGQALLQPWMSPLVSLGAAAFSSREAGGADISPLLPARVPFFGVEVDASRYFDVHHTHADTLDKVDPQDLARSTAATAWVTYAMAESPETLARPEAPASAPVAAPPKAATGH, encoded by the coding sequence TTGCCCGTGTCCTCGCTTCTCGTGTCGTCGTCGCTCGCGCTCCAGCTCGTGTCGGGGGCCGCTCCCGCCGCGGCTCGGCCCGCGCCCCCTCCGCCCGCGTCGCCGGTGAAGGCTTACACGCCGCCCCTGGTGACGGCGGAGAAGCTGGTGGGACCCGCGCTGACGGAGGGCCGGGCCTATGCGCGGCTGGCGGAGCTGACGGATGGGATTGGCCCGCGCCTGTCTGGCTCGGAGGGCGCGGCGGCGGCGGTGCAGTGGGCGCTGCGGAGCTTCAAGGCGGACGGGGTGAAGGCGTGGACGGAGCCCGTCAAGGTGCCGCGCTGGGTGCGGGGCGAGGAGCGCGGCGAGGTGCTCGCGTCCTCGCTCACGCGAGGCCATCCGCTGCACCTGCTGGCGCTGGGCGGCAGTCCTCCCACCGCGCCGGAGGGGCTCACCGCGGAGGTGGTGGAGGTGACGTCGCTGGAGCAGCTGGCCGCGCTGGGTGAGTCGGTGAAGGGGAAGATTGTCTTCTTCAACCACACCATGTCGGTGCCGGCGGACTACGGCCGCTTCGCGGGCCTGCGAGGCCGAGGCCCCGCGCTGGCGGCGAAGGCGGGCGCGGCGGGGGCGCTGGTGCGCTCGCTGGCCACCGCGTCGCTGAGCACGCCGCACACGGGGTCCACGCGCTTCGACGACGCGGGCCCGCGCATCCCCGCCGCGTCCATCACGACGGAGAACGCGGAGCTGCTGCACCGGCTGCTCGCCAAGGGGGCCGTGCGCGTGAAGCTGGTGCTGGGCGGCTCGGAGCTGCCGGACGCGGACTCGCACAACGTCGTCGCGGAGATTCGCGGGCGGGAGAAGCCGCAGGAAATCGTGCTCATCAGCGCGCACCTGGACTCGTGGGACGTGGGCACGGGCGCGCATGACGACGGCGCGGGCGTGGTGATGGTGATGGAGGCCGCGCGCCTCATCGCGAAGCTGCCGCAGGCGCCTCGGCGCACGGTGCGCGTGGTGCTCTACATGAACGAGGAGAACGGGCTCGCGGGGGGCCGCGCCTACGCGGAGGCGCACGCGGCGGAGCTCCCGCGGCACGTGGCGGCCATGGAGATGGACTCGGGCGGCGGGCGCCCGGTGGGTGTGAGCCTGCGCGCGGGCGCGGGGGGACAGGCGCTGCTCCAGCCGTGGATGTCGCCGCTGGTGTCGCTGGGCGCGGCGGCGTTCTCCTCGCGCGAGGCGGGCGGGGCGGACATCAGCCCCCTGCTGCCGGCGCGGGTGCCCTTCTTCGGCGTGGAGGTGGACGCCAGCCGCTACTTCGACGTGCACCACACACACGCGGATACGTTGGACAAGGTGGACCCACAGGACCTGGCGCGCAGCACCGCCGCCACCGCGTGGGTGACATACGCGATGGCCGAGTCGCCCGAGACGCTCGCCCGTCCGGAGGCTCCCGCGTCCGCGCCCGTGGCCGCGCCGCCGAAGGCCGCGACGGGGCACTGA
- a CDS encoding PAS domain S-box protein produces the protein MEQWAHRFFELSTELFVVLGAQGRVFEANPAWTATMGWSPTELRLGGYRGFVHPEDLEGMEARLELLTRTPGTTRFSCRWRRRDGTWAWLVWSAASAAEGGPLYCTVRRMESPPALERVEAARSTDEGESVPSWALSDGLPLGLYVVEVASGTVLYANHRFCQLWGIEPLEGAIRKGQVSHEDVVNHCLHSGEAANFLRLSPCAGLDGVPLHGDEAVLASGRTLRRLCSTMGTSGDASRYRLFAFEDVTERKRTEEALHRSEQSFRKLIETAPEAIFVHREQRFIYVNPTLLRALRYEHAGELIGRPIWTIVHPDDLDVVRQRVHAVVALGEFAPLREIRYMRRDGTWFDAESAGLPVDFDGERAVVVMARDITERKRMQAQLLQSDRMVLAGTLAAGVGHEINNPLTYVMANLESSMETMHRLGGELGRMLPDGALAPNWSLTLKDTVELLKEAHEGATRVRNIVRDLKYISRQDEERRELLDVRESLEFSLKLASSELKPRAQVIKRYEDVPAVHADASRLGQVFLNLVVNAAQAIPEGDPNNHHVTLWVRPAGDGGVAVDVSDTGSGMPSSVLARIFDPFFTTKAVGAGTGLGLSICHGIIRGLGGEITVRSEQGRGTTFTVRLPPAPADAMPREAPPLPAPSSERSGRLLVIDDEPAVGRSLARIIGKRHQVTVVGSGEEALTKLNSGGPFDAIFCDLMMPGITGMDVYEKVREREPGLSLRFIFITGGSYTTRARQFLERIPNPRIEKPFDAQMIQQLVGEVLATET, from the coding sequence ATGGAGCAGTGGGCTCACCGCTTCTTCGAGCTCTCCACCGAATTGTTCGTGGTGTTGGGCGCGCAGGGCCGGGTGTTCGAAGCCAATCCCGCGTGGACCGCGACGATGGGCTGGTCTCCCACGGAGCTTCGCCTGGGGGGCTACCGGGGCTTCGTGCACCCCGAGGACCTGGAGGGCATGGAGGCGCGGCTGGAGCTGCTGACCCGGACACCGGGCACCACGCGCTTCTCCTGCCGCTGGCGCCGGCGGGACGGGACGTGGGCCTGGCTCGTGTGGAGCGCGGCCAGCGCCGCGGAAGGTGGGCCGCTGTACTGCACGGTGCGGAGGATGGAGTCACCGCCCGCGCTGGAGCGCGTCGAAGCGGCCCGGAGCACCGACGAGGGTGAGTCCGTGCCGTCCTGGGCGCTGAGCGACGGCCTGCCCCTGGGGCTCTACGTGGTGGAGGTGGCGAGCGGCACGGTGCTCTACGCGAACCACCGCTTCTGCCAGCTGTGGGGCATCGAGCCCCTGGAGGGCGCCATCCGCAAGGGGCAGGTCTCCCACGAGGACGTGGTGAACCACTGCCTGCACTCGGGCGAGGCGGCCAACTTCCTGCGCTTGAGTCCCTGTGCGGGGCTGGACGGGGTGCCGCTGCACGGGGACGAGGCGGTGCTCGCCAGCGGCCGCACGCTGCGCAGGCTGTGCTCGACGATGGGGACCAGCGGGGATGCGTCACGCTACCGGCTGTTCGCCTTCGAGGACGTCACGGAGCGCAAGCGCACGGAGGAGGCGCTGCACCGCTCCGAGCAGAGCTTCCGCAAGCTCATCGAGACGGCGCCCGAGGCCATCTTCGTCCACCGCGAGCAGCGCTTCATCTACGTCAACCCCACGCTCCTGCGCGCGCTGCGGTACGAGCACGCGGGGGAGCTGATCGGCCGGCCCATCTGGACCATCGTCCATCCGGATGACCTGGACGTGGTGCGTCAGCGCGTCCACGCGGTGGTGGCGCTGGGGGAGTTCGCCCCGCTGCGCGAGATTCGCTACATGCGGCGCGACGGGACGTGGTTCGACGCGGAGAGCGCGGGCCTGCCGGTGGACTTCGACGGCGAGCGCGCGGTGGTGGTGATGGCGCGCGACATCACCGAGCGCAAGCGCATGCAGGCCCAGCTCCTCCAGTCGGACCGGATGGTGCTCGCGGGCACGCTCGCGGCGGGCGTGGGCCATGAAATCAACAACCCGCTCACCTACGTCATGGCCAACCTGGAGTCCTCCATGGAGACCATGCACCGGCTGGGCGGAGAGCTGGGGCGGATGCTCCCCGACGGCGCGCTCGCGCCGAACTGGTCCCTCACGCTGAAGGACACGGTGGAGCTGCTCAAGGAGGCCCACGAGGGCGCCACGCGCGTGCGCAACATCGTGCGGGACTTGAAGTACATCTCCCGCCAGGACGAGGAGCGGCGGGAGCTGCTCGACGTGCGCGAGTCGCTGGAGTTCTCGCTCAAGCTGGCCTCCAGCGAGCTCAAGCCCCGCGCCCAGGTCATCAAGCGCTACGAGGACGTCCCCGCGGTCCACGCGGACGCGTCCCGGCTGGGCCAGGTGTTCCTCAACCTGGTGGTGAACGCCGCGCAGGCCATCCCCGAGGGGGACCCGAACAACCACCATGTGACGCTGTGGGTCCGCCCCGCGGGGGACGGAGGCGTGGCGGTGGACGTCAGCGACACCGGCTCCGGCATGCCCTCCAGCGTGCTCGCGCGCATCTTCGACCCGTTCTTCACCACCAAGGCGGTGGGCGCGGGCACGGGCCTGGGGCTGTCCATCTGCCACGGCATCATCCGGGGCCTGGGCGGTGAAATCACTGTGCGCAGCGAGCAGGGGCGCGGGACGACCTTCACCGTGCGGCTGCCGCCGGCGCCCGCGGACGCGATGCCTCGCGAGGCGCCGCCCCTGCCCGCGCCGTCCTCCGAGCGCAGCGGGCGCCTGCTCGTGATTGACGACGAGCCCGCGGTGGGCCGCTCGCTGGCGCGCATCATCGGCAAGCGGCACCAGGTGACGGTGGTGGGCAGTGGCGAGGAGGCGCTGACGAAGCTGAACTCGGGCGGCCCCTTCGACGCCATCTTCTGCGACCTGATGATGCCGGGCATCACCGGCATGGACGTCTACGAGAAGGTGCGCGAGCGCGAGCCCGGCTTGAGCCTGCGCTTCATCTTCATCACGGGCGGCTCGTACACCACGCGGGCCCGGCAGTTCCTGGAGCGCATTCCCAACCCGCGCATCGAGAAGCCCTTCGATGCGCAGATGATTCAACAACTGGTCGGCGAAGTCCTGGCGACCGAGACCTGA
- a CDS encoding MDR family MFS transporter, with product MASPAAFPTFTRAQKVFTMLGALLGLLLAALDQTIVATAGPSIQADLGIPASLYPWLTTSYLVASTMMVPVWGKLSDLVGRRAVLGAGITVFLLGSFLCGVSRSTVTLILFRAVQGLGSAALFTGALAVVADLFPPRERGKYQGLFGAMFGLSSVVGPLAGGFITDRLGWHWVFFINLPVGAVALALVLLRMPRLRPEGVPRGKLDLAGAATLALAVVPLLLALSLGHAREQETQGIGWAWGSWPILGLFALATVGIVAFLRVETRAEEPLLDLRLFKLKTFSLGNAAVFVVGAVFLSGVVFLPLFMVNVVGLSATHSGLTLTPLTLGVVAGNVVSGQLVSRLGRYKELMLGSLLLLAVGFAVMGFTLTPQSTQAEVTVKMVLVGLGLGPSIPLYTVAIQNAVSPQRIGVATSAATFFRQLGMTLGVALMGAVFATTLSHELKTRVAQATEGLPPHLRAELRSATSGSHGEGGPSHAAFEPEAVKARLRTELEGTQPREDMDHALAAVDRTDQALKEAYTTAVKAVYRCAILVALLAFLVTLRLPEQPLRRTRSQAAAVRAEDSDPSV from the coding sequence ATGGCATCGCCCGCCGCGTTCCCCACGTTCACCCGCGCGCAGAAGGTCTTCACGATGCTGGGGGCCCTGCTGGGCCTGCTGCTCGCGGCGCTGGACCAGACCATCGTCGCCACCGCGGGCCCCTCCATCCAGGCGGACCTGGGCATCCCCGCCTCGCTCTATCCATGGCTCACCACCTCGTACCTCGTCGCCTCCACGATGATGGTGCCCGTCTGGGGAAAGCTCTCCGACCTGGTGGGCCGCCGCGCCGTGCTGGGCGCGGGCATCACCGTCTTCCTCCTCGGCAGCTTCCTGTGCGGCGTGTCGCGCTCGACCGTCACCCTCATCCTCTTCCGCGCGGTGCAGGGCCTGGGCAGCGCCGCCCTGTTCACCGGCGCGCTGGCCGTGGTGGCCGACCTCTTCCCACCTCGGGAGCGCGGCAAGTACCAGGGCCTCTTCGGCGCGATGTTCGGCCTGTCGAGCGTCGTCGGCCCCCTGGCCGGTGGCTTCATCACGGACCGGCTCGGCTGGCACTGGGTCTTCTTCATCAACCTGCCCGTGGGCGCGGTGGCGCTCGCCCTCGTGCTGCTCCGCATGCCTCGGCTGAGGCCGGAGGGGGTGCCTCGCGGCAAGCTCGACCTCGCGGGCGCGGCGACGCTGGCGCTGGCCGTGGTGCCGCTGCTGCTCGCGCTGAGCCTGGGACACGCTCGCGAGCAGGAGACCCAAGGCATCGGCTGGGCGTGGGGCTCCTGGCCCATCCTGGGCCTGTTCGCGCTCGCGACCGTCGGCATCGTGGCCTTCCTCCGCGTGGAGACGCGCGCCGAGGAGCCCCTCCTGGACCTGCGCCTGTTCAAGCTGAAGACCTTCAGCCTGGGCAACGCGGCGGTGTTCGTCGTCGGCGCGGTGTTCCTCTCCGGCGTCGTCTTCCTGCCGCTGTTCATGGTGAACGTGGTGGGGCTGTCCGCCACGCACTCGGGCCTGACGCTGACGCCGCTCACCCTGGGCGTCGTCGCCGGCAACGTGGTCAGCGGCCAGCTGGTCTCCCGGCTGGGGCGCTACAAGGAATTGATGCTGGGCTCGCTGCTGCTCCTCGCGGTGGGCTTCGCGGTGATGGGCTTCACCCTGACGCCCCAGTCCACCCAGGCGGAAGTCACCGTGAAGATGGTCCTCGTGGGACTGGGGCTGGGTCCCTCGATTCCGCTCTACACCGTGGCCATCCAGAACGCGGTGTCGCCGCAACGGATTGGCGTGGCCACGTCCGCGGCGACGTTCTTCCGCCAGCTCGGGATGACGCTGGGCGTGGCGTTGATGGGCGCCGTGTTCGCGACCACGCTGTCCCACGAGCTGAAGACCCGCGTGGCCCAGGCCACCGAGGGACTCCCGCCCCACCTTCGCGCCGAGCTGCGCTCCGCCACCTCCGGCTCCCACGGAGAAGGCGGCCCGTCACACGCGGCCTTCGAGCCCGAGGCCGTCAAGGCGCGCCTGCGCACGGAGCTGGAGGGCACCCAGCCTCGAGAGGACATGGACCACGCGCTCGCCGCCGTGGACCGGACGGACCAGGCGCTGAAGGAGGCCTACACCACCGCGGTGAAGGCCGTGTACCGCTGCGCCATCCTCGTCGCGCTGCTCGCGTTCCTCGTCACGCTGCGCCTGCCCGAGCAACCGCTGCGGCGCACCCGGTCTCAGGCGGCGGCCGTCCGCGCGGAGGACTCCGACCCCAGTGTGTAG
- a CDS encoding lysyl oxidase family protein, which yields MRSWWIRLAVMGAMCAGSGCKDDEPSERLLSETPLWQVTAAPNNSGECFGGSLALADFNGDGRKDLVVGTELCRVQLRTSKFPGRVSIFPGQESFFSTQHVSALMTWQSTSPRASGANLGLSAGDVNGDGFADLLVHSYFGVNVFLGQADLAAMLREPAFRVAGNSQLSASPFLDLNGDGLGDFIVNHLEREAFYLATPGSPSGLFTHVLSREGFHTSLPVGDLNGDGADDVLLSMEDGQPKGYFLGCKPGSAFSCTGPISSVPWRTESEDVLSRLIPDMNEDGYPEAFLRAQVGPSQLRFSEPDGRLASSAVWSTLGDPVYPLFGNVFRLVGDLDGDGRRHDFVVGSMGRLYVFAPRGDVSEALQPVWAWPRADTLPNGYDAYRRYAVEAPGDLDGDGIEDLIVASTSYGEDISQSKGDVSVYGGGKRPARPVDPPRLLAFEACGLGRGAETGKPDLTVDKDALQRTVHVTWRTFAAEGCEVKEQCVNAPGRRKLLRFSTAIQNLGNRSAILPSIDENPDLYVYDECHRHDHLINFAAYELRDASGQSVLTGRKQGFRLMDLFSYCADAAPQGAYDPMGISPGWADIYTVDTPCQWVDITDLPDGTYDFRVSVDTRDIVDEGTVHPNTVDFPVRLAGDTVTVLP from the coding sequence ATGCGTTCGTGGTGGATACGACTGGCTGTCATGGGGGCGATGTGCGCGGGCAGCGGATGCAAGGACGACGAACCGTCGGAGCGCCTGCTCTCGGAGACGCCGCTGTGGCAGGTGACGGCGGCGCCGAACAACAGTGGAGAGTGCTTCGGCGGCTCCCTGGCACTCGCGGACTTCAATGGCGATGGTCGCAAGGACCTGGTGGTGGGGACGGAGCTGTGTCGAGTGCAGCTGCGCACCTCGAAGTTCCCCGGACGTGTGTCCATCTTCCCAGGGCAGGAGTCCTTCTTCTCCACCCAGCATGTCTCCGCGTTGATGACGTGGCAGTCCACCAGCCCCCGCGCATCCGGAGCGAACCTTGGCCTCTCGGCCGGCGACGTGAATGGGGACGGGTTCGCGGACCTGCTCGTCCATTCGTACTTTGGCGTCAATGTCTTCCTGGGACAGGCGGACCTGGCGGCGATGCTGCGAGAGCCCGCCTTTCGCGTGGCCGGCAACAGCCAGCTCTCGGCCAGCCCCTTCCTGGACCTGAATGGGGATGGCCTCGGCGACTTCATCGTCAACCATCTCGAGCGGGAGGCGTTCTACCTGGCGACGCCGGGCTCCCCCTCGGGACTCTTCACACACGTGCTCAGCCGCGAGGGATTCCATACCTCCCTGCCCGTGGGCGACCTGAATGGAGATGGCGCGGACGACGTGCTGCTGTCGATGGAGGATGGTCAGCCCAAGGGGTACTTCCTGGGGTGCAAGCCCGGCTCCGCGTTCTCGTGCACTGGCCCCATCTCCTCGGTGCCCTGGCGCACGGAGTCCGAGGACGTCTTGTCCCGGTTGATTCCAGACATGAACGAGGACGGGTACCCGGAGGCCTTTCTCAGAGCGCAGGTGGGGCCGAGCCAGCTCCGCTTCTCCGAGCCGGATGGGCGGCTTGCATCCTCGGCGGTCTGGTCCACGCTGGGCGACCCCGTGTATCCCCTCTTCGGGAATGTCTTCCGCCTGGTGGGGGACCTGGATGGGGATGGTCGCCGTCATGACTTCGTCGTGGGCTCCATGGGCCGGCTCTATGTCTTCGCACCACGGGGCGACGTCTCGGAGGCCTTGCAGCCTGTCTGGGCCTGGCCAAGGGCGGACACCCTCCCCAATGGCTATGACGCCTACCGGCGCTACGCAGTGGAGGCGCCTGGCGACCTCGATGGAGATGGCATCGAGGACCTCATCGTGGCCAGCACGTCCTATGGCGAGGACATCAGCCAATCCAAGGGAGACGTGAGCGTCTACGGAGGAGGGAAGAGACCCGCGCGGCCTGTCGACCCGCCGCGCCTCCTGGCGTTCGAGGCCTGCGGCCTCGGGAGGGGCGCGGAGACAGGCAAGCCGGACCTGACGGTGGACAAGGACGCGCTCCAGCGCACCGTGCATGTGACGTGGAGGACCTTCGCCGCGGAGGGGTGCGAGGTGAAGGAGCAGTGCGTGAATGCCCCGGGACGACGCAAACTCCTGCGCTTCAGCACCGCCATCCAGAACCTGGGCAACCGGTCCGCCATCCTCCCATCCATCGACGAGAACCCGGACCTGTATGTCTACGACGAGTGCCACCGGCACGACCACCTCATCAACTTCGCGGCCTATGAGCTGCGTGATGCCAGCGGGCAAAGCGTGCTGACAGGCCGCAAGCAGGGCTTTCGCCTGATGGACCTCTTCAGCTACTGCGCGGACGCCGCGCCGCAGGGCGCGTACGACCCCATGGGCATCTCCCCCGGATGGGCGGACATCTACACCGTCGACACGCCGTGCCAGTGGGTGGACATCACGGACCTGCCGGATGGCACCTACGACTTCCGGGTCAGCGTGGACACGCGAGACATCGTCGACGAGGGGACCGTTCATCCGAACACGGTGGACTTCCCGGTGCGGCTCGCAGGCGACACCGTGACGGTGCTTCCGTAG
- a CDS encoding adenylate/guanylate cyclase domain-containing protein: MTVNARNTRSLRDTAAPDAVGWLVSDARLLPTPAPLLEGLCERLTARGVPLARASISLFTLHPLLHARSFRWRAGHPSATTEVHPHGLQHLPAFAQSPFKALREGVPVIHRRLEQPLAPDDYPMFQGLREEGLTEYLALPVCFSDGSRHAVSWSTSEPGGFTDAQRALLQELHPLLELVLEVIARKDMTGVLLDTYLGRDTGRRILQGQIRRGDGETTSAVICLSDLRSFTALSDALPRDALLELLNAYFETMVSAFHAHGAEVLKFMGDAVLAIFRIDAESPVEERCMAAARTMREAVAASARDNASRREQGLTPYEFGASLHVGDVMYGNIGASDRLDFTVIGPAVNLASRIAGLCAGLNEPVLLSESFVSHYRGGVKDLGRHPLKGVPHPMRIYTLGSESSARTAAA; encoded by the coding sequence GTGACTGTGAATGCTCGAAACACCCGGAGTCTCCGCGACACCGCCGCCCCCGACGCGGTGGGCTGGCTCGTGTCGGACGCGAGGCTCCTGCCGACCCCCGCTCCCTTGCTGGAAGGGCTGTGTGAGCGATTGACGGCGCGGGGTGTTCCCCTCGCGCGCGCCTCCATCTCCCTGTTCACCCTGCACCCGCTCCTGCACGCGAGGAGCTTCCGCTGGCGCGCGGGCCATCCTTCCGCCACCACGGAGGTCCACCCTCACGGCCTCCAGCACCTGCCCGCCTTCGCGCAGAGTCCCTTCAAGGCGCTGCGCGAGGGGGTGCCCGTCATCCATCGCCGGCTGGAGCAGCCGCTGGCCCCGGACGACTACCCGATGTTCCAGGGGCTGCGAGAGGAGGGGCTCACCGAGTATCTGGCGCTGCCGGTGTGCTTCAGCGACGGCTCGCGCCACGCTGTCTCCTGGTCCACGTCCGAGCCCGGGGGCTTCACCGACGCGCAGCGGGCCTTGCTGCAGGAGCTGCATCCGTTGCTGGAGCTGGTGCTGGAGGTCATCGCGCGCAAGGACATGACGGGCGTGCTGCTCGACACGTACCTGGGCCGGGACACGGGCCGGCGCATCCTCCAGGGGCAGATTCGCCGAGGCGATGGCGAGACGACCTCCGCCGTCATCTGTCTGAGTGATTTGCGCAGCTTCACCGCGCTGTCGGACGCGCTGCCTCGCGATGCGTTGTTGGAGCTGCTCAACGCCTACTTCGAGACGATGGTCAGCGCGTTCCACGCGCACGGCGCGGAGGTGCTCAAGTTCATGGGCGACGCGGTGCTCGCCATCTTCCGCATCGACGCGGAGTCGCCCGTGGAGGAGCGGTGCATGGCCGCCGCGCGCACCATGCGCGAGGCCGTGGCCGCCTCCGCGCGCGACAATGCCTCGCGCCGTGAGCAGGGGCTCACGCCCTACGAGTTCGGCGCGTCGCTGCACGTGGGCGACGTCATGTACGGGAACATCGGCGCCTCGGACCGGCTCGACTTCACCGTGATTGGCCCGGCCGTGAATCTGGCCAGCCGCATCGCGGGCCTGTGCGCGGGCCTCAACGAGCCCGTGCTGCTGTCCGAGTCCTTCGTCTCCCACTACCGAGGCGGCGTGAAGGACCTGGGCCGTCATCCGCTCAAGGGCGTGCCGCACCCCATGCGCATCTACACACTGGGGTCGGAGTCCTCCGCGCGGACGGCCGCCGCCTGA
- a CDS encoding lysyl oxidase family protein — protein sequence MRWFSRTLAVVAVLCVGAGCEEDEPAPPTKPEPLLSQTPLWQVKADPSRTNECFGRSVALGDFNGDGRKDLVVGTEPCRRLMRGTPHPGRVSIFVGQESFFSTQEVSAVLSWPSTHPRASGTTLLTAVGDVNGDRYADLLVHSVFGVSVFLGQENLEAMLSQPSFRAEGADRFQFRGSHFIDLNGDGRDDLIVTRSNEQRFYLSTPGAAEGLFTLVRTRPGFFTASPMGDLNGDGAGDVLLSLEDGGQGYFLGCKTGAAFACDGPISASPWRMEPVGRGGLSLADMNGDGHREAVVMSAEGPLHLHLSQSDGTLSPSPVWATLGDPAFPLLATGVWSVGDVDGDGHRHDFVMGAAGRLYFFSPAAGVSQELKPVWSWPEENTIPNGYEVYRRYSVVAPGDLTGDGIDDLIVANTAMGDVLDLPVGDVAIYSGGKVPTTRGEPPHLPALKACGLALDPVNGKPDLTVDADVLKRTAHVVWRTFDANTCEVQEQCVAAPGRRKLLRFSTSILNLGTKAAILPPMGENPDMYVLDECHGHHHLNNFAAYELLDASGKTVLAGRKQGFYLVDFQSYCADAPPADYTFDPMGISPGWADIYTLDTPCQWVDVTDLPDGTYTFQVSVDTRDIVDEGTVHPNTVGFPVRLEGDTVTVLP from the coding sequence ATGCGTTGGTTCTCGAGGACCCTGGCCGTGGTTGCCGTGCTGTGCGTGGGGGCGGGCTGCGAGGAGGACGAGCCCGCACCCCCCACGAAGCCCGAGCCGCTGCTCTCCCAGACGCCGCTCTGGCAGGTGAAGGCGGACCCGAGCCGGACCAACGAGTGCTTCGGACGCTCCGTGGCGCTCGGGGACTTCAACGGGGATGGCCGCAAGGACCTGGTGGTGGGCACGGAGCCCTGTCGGCGACTGATGCGTGGGACTCCGCACCCGGGCCGGGTGTCCATCTTCGTGGGGCAGGAGTCCTTCTTCTCCACCCAGGAGGTCTCCGCGGTGCTGTCCTGGCCGAGCACGCATCCGCGCGCCTCCGGGACGACGCTGTTGACGGCGGTGGGGGATGTGAATGGGGACCGCTACGCGGACCTGCTCGTGCACTCCGTCTTTGGTGTCTCGGTCTTCCTGGGGCAGGAGAACCTGGAGGCGATGCTGTCCCAGCCTTCCTTCCGCGCGGAGGGCGCGGACAGGTTCCAGTTCCGGGGGAGCCACTTCATCGACCTGAACGGAGACGGGCGCGACGACCTCATCGTCACGCGCTCCAACGAGCAGCGCTTCTACCTGTCCACACCCGGAGCGGCGGAGGGCCTCTTCACCCTGGTGCGCACTCGCCCGGGTTTCTTCACCGCCTCGCCCATGGGCGACCTCAATGGGGACGGTGCGGGCGACGTGCTGCTGTCGCTGGAGGATGGGGGGCAGGGATACTTCCTGGGTTGCAAGACGGGGGCGGCCTTTGCCTGTGACGGTCCCATCTCCGCCAGTCCCTGGCGCATGGAGCCGGTGGGCCGTGGCGGACTCTCCCTGGCGGACATGAATGGAGATGGGCATCGAGAGGCCGTCGTCATGTCGGCGGAGGGGCCGCTCCACCTCCACCTCTCCCAGTCGGACGGCACCCTCTCCCCGTCACCCGTCTGGGCCACGCTGGGAGACCCCGCCTTTCCCCTCCTGGCGACGGGTGTCTGGTCCGTGGGCGATGTGGACGGGGATGGCCATCGGCACGACTTTGTCATGGGGGCCGCGGGGCGGCTCTACTTCTTCTCGCCCGCGGCGGGGGTCTCGCAGGAGCTCAAGCCCGTCTGGTCCTGGCCCGAGGAGAACACCATCCCCAACGGCTACGAGGTGTACCGGCGCTACTCCGTGGTGGCGCCCGGAGACCTGACGGGAGATGGCATCGATGACCTCATCGTGGCCAACACCGCGATGGGCGATGTCCTCGACCTGCCCGTGGGCGACGTGGCCATCTACTCCGGAGGGAAGGTGCCCACGACGCGCGGCGAGCCTCCGCACCTGCCCGCGCTCAAGGCCTGTGGCCTCGCGCTGGACCCCGTGAACGGCAAGCCGGACCTGACCGTGGACGCGGACGTGCTCAAGCGCACCGCGCACGTGGTGTGGAGGACCTTCGACGCGAACACCTGCGAGGTGCAGGAGCAGTGCGTGGCGGCCCCCGGGCGCCGCAAGCTCTTGCGCTTCAGCACCTCCATCCTGAACCTGGGCACCAAGGCCGCCATCCTGCCCCCCATGGGCGAGAACCCGGACATGTACGTCCTGGACGAGTGCCACGGCCACCACCACCTCAACAACTTCGCCGCCTACGAGCTGCTCGACGCCAGCGGGAAGACGGTGCTGGCGGGGCGCAAGCAGGGCTTCTACCTGGTGGACTTCCAGAGCTACTGCGCGGACGCGCCGCCCGCGGACTACACCTTCGACCCGATGGGCATCTCTCCCGGATGGGCGGACATCTACACGCTCGACACGCCGTGCCAGTGGGTGGACGTCACGGACCTGCCGGATGGCACCTACACCTTCCAGGTCAGTGTGGACACGCGAGACATCGTCGACGAGGGGACAGTCCACCCCAACACGGTGGGCTTCCCGGTGCGGCTCGAAGGAGACACCGTGACGGTGCTGCCGTAA